Proteins encoded by one window of Torulaspora delbrueckii CBS 1146 chromosome 2, complete genome:
- the SLD7 gene encoding Sld7p (similar to Saccharomyces cerevisiae YOR060C; ancestral locus Anc_5.661) codes for MLRQVAVLKFELGSKNDNVVIRDVQLWKDVESHEQTIRSLKGCFLQYVDYYKLPLWITGIGTVTTCLTGSSTTLAYFTSKLRRERRGIVIETTGGYAVLYKSENTVQCLEIDLSVKTLLDSQINGLENTLVSASAKDNNIDVILRQSHQRQTHNNNKVMKNLQISEKKLQFNDTLSRLILGGLRLRGIPNSQFGFQKLYRMTFNAAEFAHRAQLQQQATSNEPQVPFEELQATVETLLQLFTRS; via the coding sequence ATGCTAAGGCAAGTCGCCGTGTTGAAGTTCGAGCTGGGCAGTAAGAATGATAATGTGGTGATTCGTGACGTTCAGTTGTGGAAAGACGTCGAGAGCCATGAGCAGACGATTCGATCCTTGAAAGGATGCTTCTTGCAGTATGTGGATTATTACAAATTACCCCTGTGGATTACTGGAATTGGCACAGTGACGACGTGTTTGACCGGCAGTTCAACGACACTGGCTTATTTTACTAGTAAGTTAAGACGCGAAAGGCGTGGAATAGTCATTGAGACAACTGGCGGATACGCTGTGCTATACAAAAGCGAAAACACAGTCCAATGCCTTGAAATCGACCTGTCAGTAAAGACTTTGTTGGATTCGCAGATTAATGGGCTCGAGAATACACTCGTCTCTGCATCGGCAAAGGACAATAATATCGATGTGATCTTACgtcaatctcatcaaagacaAACTCATAATAACAACAAAGTAATGAAAAACTTGCAAATAAGcgagaagaaattgcagTTCAACGATACATTGTCTCGGTTGATCCTAGGTGGGCTACGTCTACGAGGTATACCAAATTCACAATTCGGGTTTCAAAAACTCTACAGAATGACTTTTAACGCAGCAGAATTCGCACACAGAGCTCAATTGCAGCAGCAGGCTACATCGAACGAACCACAAGTACCATTCGAAGAGCTTCAGGCTACCGTTGAGACCTTACTTCAGCTGTTCACCAGGTCTTAG